A window of the Synchiropus splendidus isolate RoL2022-P1 chromosome 6, RoL_Sspl_1.0, whole genome shotgun sequence genome harbors these coding sequences:
- the hrh1 gene encoding histamine H1 receptor — protein sequence MNQPSVDQKVTVISPIMMELDASSPTGLPHLDNHSCSGHCSNGSARLTPTVSPYQHVHRSLIGVSLGFLSILTVLMNLLVLYAVKKERSLHTVGNLYIVSLSLADLMVGSTVMPLNLVYLLDDQWTLGRAVCQFWLIMDYVASTASIFSLFILCLDRYRSVKQPLKYLKHRTRRKASAMISGAWLLSMMWIVPILGWRSFTHVDLKPEEENQCDTDFRFVTWFKVTTAVFNFYVPSILMLWFYSYIYLAVRQHLRDRERIIHPSDSFGENKREEMADDRNASHSPRQSCQLPLEHLLDQNTLDPADFLHDVEKKKSELKKFSVGARRDAEVQPQEHQEAGAEDAGKNKPQQCLRDKTTGDVCDVTQISDMQTYPSVLPDNFDRPEETEQDTANKVTLRLTWQTFVQQSRLRIQSLRIHKEHKAAKQLGFIIAAFLLCWIPYFIAFMVMAVCPKCVHRDLHMFTIWLGYINSTLNPFIYPLCNRNFKRVFKNILHIAL from the coding sequence ATGAATCAACCTTCTGTTGATCAAAAGGTGACCGTCATCTCACCTATCATGATGGAACTGGATGCGTCAAGCCCCACAGGCCTTCCACATCTTGACAATCACAGCTGTAGTGGTCATTGCAGTAACGGTTCAGCGAGGCTCACCCCCACCGTGTCTCCATATCAGCACGTTCACCGATCCCTGATAGGCGTCTCACTGGGGttcctctccatcctcactgtcctcatgaACCTGCTGGTGCTTTATGCTGTTAAGAAGGAGAGAAGCCTGCACACAGTGGGGAACCTGTACATCGTCAGCCTGTCTCTGGCTGACTTGATGGTGGGTTCGACTGTGATGCCTCTCAACCTGGTGTATCTATTAGACGACCAATGGACGCTGGGAAGGGCTGTCTGCCAGTTTTGGCTCATTATGGACTACGTGGCAAGCACCGCCTCCATTTTTAGCCTCTTCATTCTGTGTCTGGACCGGTATCGCTCCGTCAAACAGCCGCTGAAGTATCTGAAACATCGAACACGTCGAAAGGCCAGTGCCATGATATCTGGAGCATGGCTGCTTTCTATGATGTGGATCGTTCCTATTCTTGGGTGGCGGTCCTTCACTCATGTGGACCTCAAGCCAGAAGAGGAAAACCAGTGTGACACAGACTTCCGCTTTGTCACTTGGTTTAAAGTCACAACAGCAGTATTCAATTTCTATGTTCCTTCAATTTTAATGTTGTGGTTCTATTCCTACATCTATTTGGCAGTGAGGCAACATCTTCGGGACAGAGAGAGAATCATACACCCCAGTGATTCCTTTGGGGAAAACAAAAGGGAAGAAATGGCAGATGATAGAAATGCGTCCCACTCACCCAGACAGAGCTGTCAGCTCCCACTGGAGCATCTGCTCGACCAGAACACTCTAGACCCGGCAGATTTCCTTCACgatgttgaaaaaaagaaaagtgaactGAAGAAATTCTCTGTGGGAGCAAGGCGAGAtgctgaagttcaaccacaggaGCATCAAGAAGCCGGTGCAGAAGATGCTGGTAAAAATAAACCTCAGCAGTGTTTACGCGACAAAACAACGGGAGATGTTTGTGACGTCACTCAAATATCTGACATGCAGACGTACCCATCTGTGCTGCCGGACAACTTTGACAGGCCAGAGGAAACAGAGCAGGACACAGCCAACAAGGTGACTCTGAGGCTGACGTGGCAAACGTTCGTCCAACAGTCACGTCTGCGGATCCAAAGTCTGAGAATCCACAAGGAGCACAAGGCTGCCAAACAGTTGGGCTTCATCATTGCTGCTTTCTTGCTGTGCTGGATCCCCTACTTCATCGCCTTCATGGTCATGGCAGTCTGCCCAAAGTGTGTGCACCGTGACCTCCACATGTTCACTATCTGGCTCGGGTACATCAACTCCACCCTCAACCCCTTCATATACCCGCTGTGCAATAGGAACTTCAAAAGAGTCTTCAAAAACATTCTACACATAGCATTGTGA